In a single window of the Acidobacteriota bacterium genome:
- the ubiE gene encoding bifunctional demethylmenaquinone methyltransferase/2-methoxy-6-polyprenyl-1,4-benzoquinol methylase UbiE, translating into MQDKESGRIRRMFGAIAPRYDRANRLLSLSVDRHWRRLTRRELEGRLPPDPRILDLCTGTGDLALELSSLGSVVACDFSHPMLILGMKKASRSAAGRRISFTEGDALRLPFPDRTFDAVSIAFGLRNLESYRQGLAEMHRVLRPRGVLAILEFTLPNLPLFRSLYLFYFVRILPRLGGWISGHGQAYEYLSRSVRQFLAPEDLDRLLGRAGFHQIRHRTLSAGIACLHLGRKPASGGFR; encoded by the coding sequence ATGCAAGACAAGGAATCGGGGCGGATCCGCCGAATGTTCGGCGCCATCGCCCCCCGATACGACCGGGCCAACCGTCTGCTCTCGCTGTCCGTCGACCGGCATTGGAGACGGCTGACGAGGCGCGAACTGGAAGGCCGCCTGCCGCCGGACCCGCGGATCCTGGACCTTTGCACCGGGACCGGCGATCTGGCCCTGGAGCTCTCCAGCCTGGGTTCGGTGGTGGCCTGCGATTTCTCTCATCCCATGCTGATTTTGGGTATGAAGAAGGCATCCCGTTCCGCAGCCGGCCGCCGAATCTCATTCACCGAAGGGGACGCGCTGAGACTCCCGTTCCCGGACCGAACCTTCGACGCCGTCAGCATTGCCTTTGGATTGAGGAATCTGGAGAGCTATCGCCAGGGTCTGGCCGAAATGCACCGGGTTCTCCGTCCCCGAGGCGTGTTGGCCATCCTGGAGTTCACACTTCCCAATTTGCCGCTGTTCAGGTCGCTCTATTTGTTCTATTTCGTTCGGATCCTGCCCAGGCTGGGAGGTTGGATCTCGGGACACGGTCAGGCCTACGAATATCTCTCCCGGTCGGTGCGGCAGTTCCTCGCACCCGAGGATCTGGACCGGTTGCTCGGGAGGGCGGGGTTCCATCAGATCCGCCACCGAACCCTGTCTGCAGGGATCGCGTGTCTTCACCTGGGACGAAAACCGGCCTCGGGTGGGTTCCGGTAA
- a CDS encoding TolC family protein, which yields MKSVKGIFLPVFVVIAVPFLGAVPQEEPVPDQDGPQVPKIDRPESWADRMRRERPVRELSVKDAIRLALLNNLEIAIEDYNEDLNRQQIFGASGFYDPRLQFEVGWAATENPARSILDAGQGIPVNTTDRVYFDTSLIQSLPNGSSLTFSFNNNRFSTNSTFSFMNPSFGSNFAVGLRQPLWRGFRKTQTRRQLKLFNLEIEISDSQFQQKVSEIVQQVQNQYWELVFAIESYEAIRKSMELAIIQHENNQKRVRIGVMAPIEITASRAEVATREQEMIQSEVQIITSQNGLKRHLAPDPRAALWNLTLIPTQLPRVQDLTITLDEAIAGAMEKRPELDQNRLFREQVEVDREYYRQDGRPTVDLVASLTNTGRAGEILASQFVDTDGDGVPDTRMQDVPQLSNPFFGSFGNSWGQVFGFNYINYTLGVSVEIPLRNRANEAERASLLIRERRLASQLKNQQQMIIVEVRNAYESIATQRKRLEAARVARELSEAQLEGENKRFQAGLSTNFEVLRYQRDLSQSQVQELRARVDYQQAVTDLEKAMYTIVDSNDIVLARRD from the coding sequence ATGAAGAGCGTCAAGGGGATTTTCCTGCCGGTTTTTGTCGTGATTGCGGTGCCATTCCTGGGGGCTGTTCCCCAGGAAGAACCGGTCCCTGATCAAGACGGTCCGCAGGTGCCGAAAATCGATCGGCCCGAGTCGTGGGCCGATCGGATGCGCCGCGAGAGACCGGTCCGGGAGTTGAGTGTCAAGGACGCCATCCGGCTGGCGTTGCTCAATAACCTGGAGATCGCCATCGAGGACTACAACGAGGACCTGAACCGCCAGCAGATCTTCGGGGCCAGCGGCTTCTACGACCCCAGGCTCCAGTTCGAGGTGGGGTGGGCGGCCACTGAGAATCCCGCCCGGTCCATCCTGGACGCGGGTCAGGGCATACCGGTGAACACGACGGACCGGGTCTACTTCGATACGTCTCTGATACAGAGTCTGCCCAACGGCAGCAGCCTCACCTTCAGCTTCAACAACAACCGTTTCAGCACCAACAGCACCTTCTCGTTCATGAACCCCTCGTTCGGGTCCAACTTCGCCGTTGGTCTGCGCCAGCCGCTGTGGAGGGGATTCCGCAAGACCCAGACCAGGCGTCAACTCAAGCTCTTCAACCTGGAAATAGAGATCAGCGACAGCCAGTTTCAGCAGAAGGTGTCGGAAATCGTCCAGCAGGTCCAGAATCAATATTGGGAACTTGTCTTTGCCATCGAGAGCTACGAGGCCATTCGCAAGTCCATGGAGCTGGCCATCATCCAGCATGAGAACAATCAGAAGCGGGTCCGGATCGGTGTCATGGCGCCCATCGAGATCACTGCTTCCCGCGCCGAAGTGGCCACGCGCGAACAGGAGATGATCCAGTCGGAGGTCCAGATCATCACCTCCCAGAATGGACTCAAACGCCACTTGGCGCCGGACCCGAGGGCGGCCCTCTGGAATCTGACCCTGATTCCCACCCAGCTTCCCCGGGTCCAGGACCTGACCATCACGCTGGACGAGGCCATCGCCGGGGCCATGGAGAAGCGTCCCGAACTGGACCAGAATCGGTTGTTCCGGGAACAGGTGGAAGTGGATCGGGAGTACTACCGCCAGGATGGAAGACCCACTGTAGACCTGGTGGCGAGTCTGACGAATACGGGGCGGGCTGGAGAAATATTGGCGAGTCAGTTCGTCGATACGGATGGGGACGGTGTTCCGGACACCCGGATGCAAGACGTGCCGCAGCTGTCGAATCCATTCTTCGGCAGCTTCGGGAATTCGTGGGGTCAGGTCTTCGGGTTCAACTACATCAACTACACTCTTGGCGTCAGCGTGGAGATTCCTCTGAGAAATCGGGCCAATGAGGCGGAGAGGGCCAGCCTCCTGATCCGGGAGCGCCGCCTCGCCAGCCAATTGAAGAACCAGCAGCAGATGATCATCGTGGAAGTACGCAATGCTTATGAGAGCATCGCCACCCAGAGAAAGCGCCTGGAGGCGGCCCGAGTGGCGCGCGAGCTCTCGGAGGCTCAGTTGGAGGGCGAGAACAAGCGTTTCCAGGCCGGGTTGTCCACCAACTTCGAGGTGCTGCGGTATCAGCGGGACCTGAGCCAGTCGCAGGTACAGGAACTGAGGGCGCGGGTGGATTACCAGCAGGCCGTGACCGACCTGGAGAAGGCCATGTACACCATCGTCGACAGCAACGACATCGTACTGGCCCGCCGTGATTAG
- a CDS encoding prepilin peptidase, translating to MDWFAVVPVVAGLVIGSFLNVCIHRLPRGLSVIRPRSRCPGCSKPIPAGDNIPILSFLLLKGRCRACHAPISRRYPLVEAATAALFLGAWIRYEWSSAFVICCLFLALILTLTVIDLYHRILPDVLTLGGLAAGVLLSPLQDPGFFRWETGPASLPAWDHVGFSLLGAGLGGGFLWLVAALYRRFSGVDGMGFGDVKMTAMLGAFLGWRCALLSVFVGSVIGAAAGSIYMRARSKGRSYPLPFGTFLGVASAAAAFWGPGILRWYFSD from the coding sequence ATGGACTGGTTCGCAGTCGTGCCGGTAGTGGCCGGATTGGTGATCGGGAGCTTTCTCAACGTCTGTATTCACCGCCTCCCACGCGGGTTGTCGGTCATCCGGCCCCGTTCCCGCTGTCCCGGCTGCTCGAAACCGATCCCGGCAGGGGACAACATTCCCATCCTGAGCTTCCTGCTGCTCAAGGGTCGCTGCCGCGCGTGCCACGCACCCATCTCTCGCCGCTATCCGTTGGTGGAAGCCGCGACGGCGGCTTTGTTTCTTGGCGCCTGGATTCGGTACGAATGGTCCTCGGCCTTTGTCATCTGCTGCCTCTTCCTGGCGCTGATCCTGACTCTCACCGTCATCGACCTCTACCATCGGATCCTGCCCGATGTCCTGACGCTCGGAGGCCTGGCGGCCGGGGTCCTCCTGTCGCCTTTGCAGGATCCCGGTTTTTTCCGCTGGGAGACCGGGCCGGCGTCGCTGCCCGCCTGGGACCACGTGGGATTCTCCCTCCTGGGAGCCGGGCTGGGAGGTGGCTTCCTGTGGCTGGTCGCTGCGCTCTACCGCCGTTTTTCGGGGGTGGACGGGATGGGATTCGGCGACGTCAAGATGACCGCCATGCTGGGCGCCTTCCTGGGCTGGAGGTGTGCCTTGCTGAGCGTCTTCGTGGGTTCGGTGATCGGGGCCGCCGCCGGCTCCATCTACATGCGGGCCCGCTCCAAGGGACGGAGCTACCCGTTGCCGTTCGGAACGTTCCTGGGCGTGGCATCGGCCGCGGCCGCGTTCTGGGGCCCCGGGATTCTGCGCTGGTATTTCTCCGATTGA
- the phnA gene encoding phosphonoacetate hydrolase has translation MRISTTPFRVNGVQYRPPAKPLAVVCIDGCGPEYLKVSRNRGRMPHLDGLAEAGFETVVRGALPSFTNVNNACIVSGVPPSVTGISGNFFLDPRTGRELMMNSSRYVRCDTILAAASRAGRKVAMVTAKEKLRDLLTKDLDGIAFSSERAAAATVGTHGIGNLEDLVGRPQPEIYSAGASLFVLAAGVRLVQRRLADFLFLSLTDYMQHKFPPESDQSLDFHQALDREIGALLETGARVGVTADHGMNAKAGPGGSPNVVYLESLLRDRFGEGNRVVCPITDPYVVHHGSLGSAVMVHVAEPAETTSVAAWIRRLPGIDEVYDRTAASRELDLPPDRIGDLLVMADAGAVIGRTPADHDLSVLNEPLRSHGGRHEVMVPMLLSEPLSSEYESRAAQGARNYEIFDYLCNGVQSPVAG, from the coding sequence ATGCGGATCAGCACGACGCCTTTCCGGGTCAACGGAGTGCAATACCGGCCTCCGGCCAAGCCGCTGGCGGTGGTCTGCATCGACGGATGCGGCCCCGAGTACCTGAAGGTTTCCCGGAATCGCGGCCGCATGCCCCATTTGGACGGTCTGGCTGAAGCCGGATTCGAGACCGTGGTCCGGGGCGCCCTCCCCTCCTTCACCAACGTGAACAATGCCTGCATCGTCTCCGGGGTTCCTCCTTCCGTCACCGGGATCAGCGGCAACTTCTTCCTCGATCCCCGGACCGGCCGGGAGCTGATGATGAACTCGTCCCGCTATGTCCGATGCGACACGATTCTGGCGGCAGCGTCCCGTGCCGGCAGGAAGGTGGCGATGGTGACGGCCAAGGAAAAACTTCGGGACCTGCTGACGAAGGACCTGGATGGAATCGCCTTCTCATCGGAGCGGGCCGCGGCCGCCACCGTCGGGACCCACGGCATTGGGAACCTGGAGGACCTGGTGGGCAGGCCGCAGCCGGAGATCTACAGCGCCGGTGCCAGCCTCTTCGTGCTGGCGGCCGGTGTCCGCCTCGTGCAGAGGAGACTGGCCGATTTTCTCTTTTTGTCCCTGACCGACTACATGCAGCACAAATTTCCTCCCGAGTCCGACCAGTCGCTCGATTTTCACCAGGCGCTGGACCGGGAGATCGGTGCGCTGCTGGAGACCGGCGCCCGGGTTGGAGTGACGGCTGACCACGGCATGAACGCCAAAGCCGGACCCGGCGGGAGCCCCAACGTCGTCTATCTGGAATCCCTGCTGCGAGACCGTTTCGGAGAGGGGAACCGAGTGGTCTGTCCCATCACGGACCCCTACGTCGTTCATCACGGGTCCCTGGGTTCGGCGGTCATGGTGCACGTGGCCGAACCCGCGGAGACCACATCCGTGGCTGCGTGGATCCGCCGGCTGCCCGGCATCGACGAAGTCTACGATCGCACTGCGGCGTCGAGGGAACTGGATTTGCCGCCCGACCGCATCGGCGATCTGCTCGTAATGGCGGACGCCGGCGCCGTCATCGGGAGGACTCCCGCCGACCACGATCTCAGTGTCCTGAACGAACCTCTGCGGTCCCACGGCGGACGCCACGAGGTGATGGTCCCCATGCTGCTCTCGGAACCGCTGAGCAGCGAGTACGAGTCCCGGGCGGCCCAGGGAGCCCGGAACTACGAAATTTTCGACTATCTCTGCAACGGCGTCCAATCACCAGTTGCCGGGTGA
- a CDS encoding helix-hairpin-helix domain-containing protein yields the protein MRKILLFSTLLMAMPWLWCPDVAAADKLDLNQATVEELDALPGVGPAIARRIVAFREKNGAFKRIEDLMNVRGIGEKTFLRLRDRIMVKATPTPSKEQAKRP from the coding sequence ATGCGAAAGATTCTGTTGTTCTCGACCTTGCTGATGGCCATGCCCTGGCTCTGGTGCCCGGATGTGGCGGCTGCGGACAAACTGGATCTGAATCAGGCGACTGTGGAAGAGTTGGACGCTCTCCCCGGCGTCGGACCGGCAATTGCCAGGCGAATCGTGGCGTTCCGGGAGAAAAACGGAGCCTTCAAGCGGATTGAAGACCTGATGAACGTCCGGGGCATCGGTGAGAAAACCTTTCTGAGGCTCAGGGACCGGATCATGGTCAAGGCCACCCCCACTCCATCCAAGGAACAGGCGAAGCGCCCGTAG
- a CDS encoding NAD(P)H-hydrate dehydratase, translating to MGTVDRLTTRDCGLPSLLLMENAGLNLYQILKSRFGDRLACRSTAILCGKGNNGGDGLVLARQLARRESSPTVILLCRPEQMQGDALVQLDAYRKSGGEVVSVTSREEWAEVAPILGGCRIVVDALLGTGLGRPVAGLLAKVVRDVNGSGAFVLAVDIPTGTPSDSIRSIGPSVRAHATVTFTAPKIAHVLHREPETFGQIYVTPIGTPPQVLDTPDHFLNLMTPARIRALLPVRRTFSHKGTFGHVAVIAGSRGKAGAGALASRAALRSGSGLVTGLAPDAVQPLMASFHPEIMTEGVPSTPAGTLASSGIDGILKILEGKDAAGLGPGLTTERETVDVVRRLTREAGIPLVLDADALNAYAGQARELVNRRGQPLVLTPHPGEFARLTAHTVAQITENGISIARKFARDHNLWLVLKGFRTLVAAPGGQVYACPLGNPGMATAGSGDVLTGAITSFLGQYRAQARTSPSQTTDAVVSAVYLHSLAGDLAARDRGMDSLTAGDLLDHLGPAFFQLRGPEGRAGGPVGNAD from the coding sequence ATGGGGACCGTAGACCGGCTGACCACCCGGGACTGCGGGCTCCCCAGCCTGTTGTTGATGGAAAATGCCGGGCTGAACCTGTACCAGATCCTGAAGTCCCGATTCGGGGACCGGCTCGCCTGCCGCTCCACCGCGATTCTCTGCGGCAAAGGGAACAACGGGGGGGACGGTCTGGTCCTGGCCCGCCAGTTGGCGCGGCGCGAATCTTCTCCCACGGTGATTCTGCTCTGCCGTCCCGAACAGATGCAGGGAGACGCCCTGGTCCAGTTGGATGCCTACCGGAAATCCGGTGGCGAGGTGGTGTCCGTGACCTCCCGGGAGGAGTGGGCGGAGGTTGCCCCCATCCTCGGCGGCTGCCGGATCGTGGTGGACGCCCTGCTGGGAACCGGGCTCGGACGTCCCGTCGCCGGACTGCTGGCAAAGGTGGTTCGGGACGTCAACGGGAGCGGCGCCTTCGTGCTGGCCGTCGACATCCCCACAGGCACGCCCTCCGACAGCATCCGGTCCATCGGGCCATCGGTCCGGGCTCACGCCACCGTCACCTTCACCGCCCCCAAGATCGCCCACGTTCTCCACCGGGAGCCGGAGACATTCGGGCAGATCTACGTCACTCCCATCGGGACGCCTCCCCAGGTGCTGGACACGCCGGACCACTTCCTGAACCTGATGACCCCCGCCCGGATTCGGGCGCTGCTGCCGGTCCGCAGAACCTTCTCTCACAAGGGCACGTTCGGGCACGTGGCGGTCATTGCGGGAAGCCGGGGCAAGGCCGGCGCCGGCGCCCTGGCCTCCCGGGCCGCGCTGAGATCCGGGTCCGGCCTGGTGACGGGCCTGGCTCCCGACGCCGTCCAACCCCTGATGGCCTCCTTCCATCCTGAGATCATGACGGAAGGTGTGCCGTCCACGCCTGCCGGGACCTTGGCCTCGTCCGGGATCGATGGCATTCTGAAAATATTGGAGGGCAAAGACGCCGCCGGCCTGGGGCCGGGCCTGACGACGGAGCGAGAAACCGTCGACGTCGTGCGGCGGCTGACGCGGGAGGCCGGGATTCCCCTGGTCCTGGACGCCGACGCCTTGAACGCCTATGCCGGGCAAGCCCGCGAGTTGGTCAACCGGAGGGGTCAGCCCCTGGTCCTCACTCCCCACCCGGGTGAGTTCGCCCGCCTGACGGCCCATACCGTTGCACAAATTACCGAAAACGGCATTTCCATCGCCCGGAAATTCGCCCGGGACCACAATCTCTGGCTCGTGCTCAAGGGATTCCGGACCCTGGTGGCGGCGCCCGGCGGCCAGGTCTATGCCTGTCCGCTGGGAAACCCGGGAATGGCCACCGCAGGAAGCGGCGACGTCCTCACTGGCGCAATCACTTCTTTCCTGGGCCAGTATCGGGCCCAGGCCCGCACCTCTCCGTCGCAGACCACGGACGCCGTGGTCTCCGCCGTCTACCTCCATTCCCTGGCCGGCGATCTGGCGGCCCGGGACCGGGGGATGGACTCGCTGACGGCCGGAGACCTCCTCGATCACCTGGGACCGGCCTTCTTCCAACTGCGCGGCCCGGAAGGGCGGGCCGGCGGGCCGGTGGGAAATGCGGACTAG
- the tsaE gene encoding tRNA (adenosine(37)-N6)-threonylcarbamoyltransferase complex ATPase subunit type 1 TsaE, translating into MRTSQVLRSSSEEETRSIGLTLGETLQPPRVVLLSGELGAGKTVLTQAMAAGLEVEDLSLVRSPSFTLINEYPSARGRVYHVDLYRLEGADDFHSIGLEEILDREAVVIIEWGEKLDLPVNDPVRVRILVDPVSDERLLEIDFGQERG; encoded by the coding sequence ATGCGGACTAGCCAGGTTCTTCGCTCAAGCAGCGAAGAGGAGACCCGGAGCATCGGCCTGACACTGGGTGAGACGCTGCAGCCGCCGCGAGTGGTCCTCCTCAGCGGAGAACTGGGCGCCGGCAAGACCGTGCTCACCCAGGCCATGGCGGCCGGTCTTGAAGTCGAAGACCTCTCCCTGGTCCGAAGCCCCTCCTTCACCCTGATCAACGAATACCCGTCGGCTCGCGGCCGCGTCTACCACGTCGATCTCTACCGCCTGGAGGGAGCCGACGATTTCCATTCCATCGGTCTCGAGGAGATCCTGGACCGGGAAGCGGTCGTCATCATCGAATGGGGCGAAAAGCTCGATTTGCCGGTAAACGACCCCGTCCGCGTCCGAATCCTGGTGGACCCGGTGAGCGACGAGCGCCTGCTGGAGATCGACTTCGGTCAGGAAAGAGGGTGA
- a CDS encoding thiazole synthase: MEDTLTIAGREYRSRLLVGTGKYATFSQMEQALEASGSELVTVAVRRVNISDRSRESLLDYIDPDRYQLLPNTAGCYTAAEAIRYARLGREAGLSNLVKLEVIGDERTLFPDNEALLEATRVLVKEGFVVLPYTNDDPIVCKRLEDAGAAAVMPLGAPIGSGLGIQNPNNIRIILEFASVPVIVDAGVGTASDATLAMELGVDGVLMNTGIAGAGDPVSMARSMKLAVESGRLAYKAGRIPRKLYATASSPLEGVLS; this comes from the coding sequence GTGGAAGATACGTTGACCATAGCCGGACGTGAGTATCGCTCCCGTTTGCTGGTGGGAACGGGAAAGTACGCGACATTCAGCCAGATGGAGCAGGCCCTGGAGGCCAGCGGATCCGAGCTGGTGACGGTAGCCGTGCGGCGCGTCAATATATCCGATCGAAGCCGGGAATCCCTCCTGGACTACATCGATCCCGACCGGTACCAGCTACTCCCCAACACGGCCGGCTGCTACACGGCGGCCGAGGCGATCCGGTACGCCCGGCTGGGCCGGGAGGCCGGCCTGTCGAATCTGGTCAAGCTGGAGGTGATCGGAGACGAACGCACGCTTTTTCCCGACAATGAGGCCTTGCTGGAAGCCACGCGCGTCCTGGTCAAGGAAGGATTCGTAGTGCTTCCCTACACCAATGACGACCCCATCGTCTGCAAGCGGCTGGAGGATGCCGGTGCGGCGGCTGTGATGCCGCTCGGCGCCCCCATCGGTTCGGGCCTCGGCATTCAGAATCCCAACAACATCCGCATCATCCTGGAGTTCGCCTCGGTCCCCGTCATCGTCGACGCCGGCGTCGGGACCGCTTCCGACGCCACACTGGCCATGGAGCTGGGTGTGGACGGAGTCCTCATGAACACCGGGATTGCCGGGGCCGGGGACCCCGTATCCATGGCCAGGAGCATGAAGCTGGCCGTGGAGTCGGGTCGCCTGGCCTACAAGGCGGGCCGAATTCCCCGCAAGCTCTACGCTACGGCCAGCAGTCCCCTGGAAGGCGTGCTGAGCTAG
- the aroB gene encoding 3-dehydroquinate synthase, whose protein sequence is MKTVQVSLPGRSYDILIGPGLLAQVPRLLRDRGTARRLFLVSNPVVHELYGETLMKGLAESGFRVSEILIPDGETHKSLQAVERIYGKLVSGGADRSSALVALGGGVTGDIAGFAAATFMRGIPYIQIPTSVVAQVDSSVGGKTGVNYGLAKNMVGSFWQPSLVCIDPETLHSLPQREYQSGLYEVFKYGLIRDAEFLDWLNASLEEIQARKSLVMQQLIRRCCQIKAEVTARDERESDLRRILNLGHTFGHGLESAVRFRGVTHGEAIAYGMMAAAHLSHWRTGLSRESRDRAVQSIREIGPLPNIDTVPTSRVVEAMKRDKKRRNQRTVVVLLAAIGITEIRDDIPDRDLARAWDQVKQLN, encoded by the coding sequence GTGAAGACGGTTCAGGTCAGCCTTCCCGGCCGCAGCTATGACATCCTGATCGGTCCCGGTCTCCTGGCCCAGGTTCCGAGGCTGCTGAGGGACCGGGGGACGGCCCGGAGGCTGTTCCTGGTCTCCAATCCGGTGGTCCACGAACTCTATGGCGAGACGTTGATGAAGGGTCTGGCGGAGTCGGGGTTCCGGGTGTCGGAGATCCTGATCCCGGACGGAGAAACCCACAAGTCGCTTCAAGCCGTCGAGCGGATCTACGGGAAGCTCGTGAGCGGGGGCGCGGATCGCTCGTCGGCCCTGGTGGCCCTGGGGGGCGGCGTGACCGGGGACATCGCGGGATTTGCCGCCGCCACCTTCATGCGGGGCATTCCGTACATCCAGATCCCGACTTCGGTGGTGGCTCAGGTGGACAGTTCAGTCGGAGGCAAGACCGGAGTCAACTACGGCTTGGCCAAGAATATGGTCGGTTCCTTCTGGCAGCCGAGCCTGGTCTGCATCGATCCCGAGACTCTCCACTCCCTGCCTCAGCGAGAGTATCAGTCCGGACTCTACGAGGTCTTCAAGTACGGCCTCATCCGTGACGCCGAATTCCTCGACTGGCTGAACGCGTCGCTGGAAGAGATCCAGGCCCGGAAATCCCTGGTGATGCAGCAGTTGATCCGGCGCTGCTGCCAGATCAAGGCCGAGGTCACGGCCCGGGACGAACGCGAATCGGATCTGCGGCGAATACTGAACCTGGGACACACTTTCGGTCACGGACTGGAATCCGCCGTCCGATTCCGGGGGGTGACCCACGGGGAAGCGATCGCCTACGGAATGATGGCTGCCGCTCATCTCTCGCATTGGCGCACCGGGCTGTCCCGGGAGTCACGGGACCGGGCGGTGCAGTCGATCCGGGAGATCGGGCCTCTGCCAAACATCGATACCGTCCCCACGAGCCGCGTCGTGGAGGCCATGAAGCGGGACAAGAAACGCCGGAATCAACGCACGGTCGTGGTGTTGCTGGCGGCGATCGGGATCACGGAAATTCGGGACGACATCCCGGACCGGGACCTGGCGCGGGCCTGGGACCAGGTGAAGCAACTGAATTAG
- a CDS encoding M48 family metallopeptidase, producing the protein MTKRTRISLTLLTATLVLLANVPTQSGRKHGDVENIGNRDINGKVALIFPNFISLEKEIQLGAQYAQQIEQTARLVEDPVVNEYVDGLGQLIVKNSDAKVPFVIRVLDSEEVNAFALPGGYFFINKGLILEAEDEAELAGVMAHEIAHVTARHATERMTKGNLMQFAALPALILTGGWTQYALYQGLGMGMNLAVLGITRKSEAEADQLGTQYLWNTGYDPQGFISFFEKMQAKDKSRPGKFASFFRTHPSFENRIAKVNEEIAFLPPKEEYVVSTSEFDRVKARLIQMDRAEIRPGQGGTKSGASRPTLKRRTNDRDDREEPTLKGDRPTLKRPSLKKKRPSESESEE; encoded by the coding sequence ATGACGAAAAGAACCCGAATCTCATTGACTCTCCTGACTGCCACCCTGGTGTTGCTGGCGAACGTGCCGACACAATCCGGGCGCAAACACGGGGATGTGGAAAATATCGGCAACCGGGATATCAACGGGAAGGTGGCCCTGATCTTCCCCAACTTCATATCGCTGGAGAAAGAGATCCAGTTGGGAGCGCAGTACGCCCAGCAGATCGAGCAGACCGCCCGGTTGGTGGAAGATCCCGTTGTGAACGAGTACGTCGACGGGCTGGGCCAACTCATCGTGAAGAATTCGGATGCGAAAGTTCCCTTCGTGATCCGTGTGCTCGATTCCGAAGAGGTGAACGCCTTCGCCTTGCCGGGCGGCTACTTCTTCATCAACAAGGGGCTGATTCTGGAGGCGGAGGACGAGGCCGAGCTGGCCGGTGTCATGGCTCACGAGATCGCCCACGTGACGGCCCGGCATGCCACGGAGAGGATGACCAAGGGCAACCTCATGCAGTTTGCGGCGCTGCCGGCCCTGATCCTCACCGGCGGCTGGACTCAGTATGCGCTCTACCAGGGGCTGGGGATGGGCATGAACCTGGCGGTTCTGGGCATCACCCGCAAGTCGGAGGCCGAAGCCGATCAGTTGGGCACCCAGTATCTCTGGAACACGGGATACGACCCGCAGGGATTCATCTCCTTCTTCGAAAAGATGCAGGCTAAGGACAAGAGCCGTCCCGGCAAGTTCGCCAGCTTCTTCCGGACTCACCCCAGCTTCGAGAACCGCATCGCCAAGGTGAACGAGGAGATCGCTTTCTTGCCTCCCAAGGAGGAATATGTGGTCAGCACCTCCGAGTTCGACCGGGTGAAGGCGCGTCTGATCCAGATGGACCGCGCGGAGATCCGTCCGGGCCAGGGTGGAACCAAGAGCGGCGCGAGCCGGCCCACCTTGAAGCGCCGGACCAACGACAGGGACGATCGGGAAGAGCCCACCTTGAAGGGCGATCGTCCGACGCTGAAGCGGCCCTCTCTGAAGAAGAAGCGCCCGAGCGAATCCGAATCCGAGGAATGA
- a CDS encoding GspH/FimT family pseudopilin, with translation MLEVTLTCLLIGFLASLAWPAYQQVRDHWRLSQGSQLFLSLLEQGRTAAVGRNLTVQIRISDDGGRTTMAPEGEEAGHWLNLPRGVLAVRRPNREVSFFSRGTAAPGGTFVLGNAAGKVRIVVSPAGRIRWERE, from the coding sequence TTGCTGGAAGTCACGCTGACCTGCCTGCTCATCGGCTTCCTGGCCTCGTTGGCATGGCCGGCCTACCAGCAGGTGCGGGATCACTGGAGGCTCTCGCAGGGTTCCCAGTTGTTTCTCTCACTTCTGGAGCAAGGGCGAACCGCGGCCGTCGGCCGGAATCTGACCGTGCAGATCCGAATCTCAGACGACGGGGGACGGACCACGATGGCGCCGGAGGGGGAAGAAGCCGGACATTGGCTGAACCTTCCCAGGGGGGTCCTGGCCGTCCGGAGGCCGAACCGCGAAGTATCCTTCTTTTCCCGCGGGACCGCCGCTCCGGGCGGGACGTTCGTCCTGGGCAACGCTGCCGGGAAGGTCCGCATCGTGGTTTCGCCGGCCGGAAGGATTCGATGGGAAAGAGAATAG